One Solanum lycopersicum chromosome 2, SLM_r2.1 genomic region harbors:
- the LOC101254163 gene encoding probable LRR receptor-like serine/threonine-protein kinase At1g53430 isoform X9 — translation MHILKYRSCMSKEEIDMVSIDKLYKLVLLLLLATNISVVSSCNLLANGGVPEIEVRAVNALLKLAKGQKKFWNASYPLWDNRTIICGNCNKTFCHVTELHLSGQHLYGRIPQEVGNISRLTILDLSGNHLRGEIPISIINLQFITQIDLSDNSLSGKVPPFQMESLQLLNLADNKLNGSVPKSFLNLTSLEALELYENCFTGDLLPFQMNNLQVLYVDANQLSGSIPQQLGNLTQLEELDLRANYFVGELPPSFMKLVNLEYFGAQGNNLSGKFPTFIANWTQLETLDLLGNNFEGSWPKEISSLRSLGYLNVVTRGGAYDFPDLSRMTSLEYLILRKCSLRGPIPGYIWELKELQYLDLSFNELSGQLPNSISTSLTSIFLRENKLNGSLPGWLTKRKNVKPHRYVDVSENLFNITNSEFNAASDDPDVNTFPGCSSNLPYTKDTCDHYCPNNLKYDELYINCGGKEVTVKGHHYYADENPNGSSTFSRDEKGGWGYSSMGLTKFVNKRPESSIIKDTCDLSTTAAVLVETARVAPISLKYYGFCFSSGNYTVKLKFYDIGSSNKQVYPITHTRVFDIDIQRKNVRKNYNIETAEINADGDKIVEYNTSITSHLEIHLYWSGYGSYPESNGPLISAISVIKVVQPPPKHQLSPALKAVIAVSSLSFLALLLLLLRKLGYLGGKRSSKEELKTTELFPGGVYTFRQIKDATQNFNVVNKLGEGGFGPVYKGVLPDGTTIAVKQLSGKSKQGIREFVNEIGTISALQHPNLVKLMGCCAEDNELLLIYEYMENNSLEHALFGPDEEIKSRLNWPTRVKIILGIAKGLTFLHEESKLKIIHRDIKPTNILLDKDLNAKITDFGYAKLNEGEHTHVITRIAGTLGYMAPEYAMRGYLTPKADIYSFGVVTLEIVSGRNSTSCRPSDQTVYLLDSAYVLQEQGNLMDLVDPKLGTDYSWTEAKTILELAMMCTNPSPTLRPTTSEVVKVIEGKTKIKTTSSTVRRSTDEIALTKAMAALSQPSPSESYSTAGPSEATPPISNSNNITNEI, via the exons atgcatatattaaaatatagaaGTTGCATGAGTAAAGAAGAGATAGATATGGTTTCAATCGATAAGTTGTACAAATTAGTGCTATTGCTTCTTTTAGCAACCAATATTAGTGTCGTATCGTCGTGTAATTTGCTGGCAAACGGAGGCGTTCCAGAGATAGAAG TTAGGGCAGTGAACGCTTTACTTAAACTTGCAAAGGGGCAAAAGAAGTTCTGGAATGCATCATATCCACTATGGGATAACAGAACTATTATATGTGGCAACTGTAACAAAACATTTTGTCATGTTACAGAATT ACATTTATCAGGGCAGCATTTATACGGGAGAATACCTCAAGAAGTCGGAAATATTTCTCGTTTAACAATATT GGATTTAAGCGGAAATCATCTTCGAGGAGAAATTCCTATATCAATTATCAACCTACAATTCATTACTCAAAT AGATCTTTCTGATAACTCCTTGAGTGGGAAGGTGCCACCTTTTCAGATGGAGTCTTTACAATTGTT GAATTTAGCCGACAACAAGCTAAATGGATCAGTCCCTAAATCATTTCTCAACCTAACATCGCTAGAGGCCCT AGAGCTTTATGAAAACTGCTTCACTGGAGACTTGTTGCCATTTCAGATGAACAACTTACAAGTTCT ATATGTGGACGCTAATCAACTCTCAGGTTCCATCCCACAGCAGCTTGGGAATCTTACTCAGCTAGAGGAACT GGACCTACGCGCCAATTATTTTGTTGGTGAATTGCCTCCAAGCTTCATGAAGTTGGTGAACTTAGAATACTT TGGGGCTCAAGGGAATAACTTATCTGGTAAGTTTCCAACATTTATAGCCAACTGGACGCAACTCGAGACGTT ggaTCTGTTAGGAAATAATTTTGAAGGCTCCTGGCCAAAGGAAATCTCATCATTGAGAAGTCTCGGTTACCT TAATGTAGTCACAAGAGGAGGTGCATATGATTTTCCCGATCTATCGCGTATGACTTCGTTGGAATACTT GATATTGAGGAAATGTTCACTTCGTGGTCCCATTCCGGGATATATTTGGGAGCTTAAAGAACTACAGTACCT GGACTTGAGCTTCAACGAGTTATCTGGACAACTGCCAAATTCCATTAGCACATCTTTAACATCTAT ATTCCTCAGGGAGAACAAGCTTAATGGATCATTGCCAGGATGGCTAACTAAGAGGAAGAACGTAAAACCACATCGATACGT GGATGTTTCTGAAAACTTGTTTAATATTACAAACTCAGAGTTCAATGCTGCATCTGATGATCCGGACGT GAACACTTTTCCGGGCTGCTCAAGTAATTT GCCGTACACAAAAGATACATGTGACCATTATTGCCCTAATAATCTAAAAT ATGATGAATTGTATATCAACTGTGGCGGCAAGGAAGTTACTGTAAAAGGCCATCACTACTATGCTGATGAGAACCCCAATGGTTCATCAACGTTTTCTCGTGATGAAAAAGGAGGTTGGGGTTATAGTAGCATGGGTCTTACCAAGTTTGTGAATAAGCGACCAGAATCATCAATAATCAAGGATACATGTGATCTTTCCACTACTGCAGCAGTTCTGGTTGAAACAGCCCGTGTAGCCCCCATCTCTCTCAAGTACTATGGATTTTGTTTCTCCAGTGGAAACTACACAGTCAAACTAAAGTTTTATGACATAGGCTCAAGTAACAAACAAGTCTATCCCATCACACATACACGAGTTTTTGATATTGATATCCAG AGGAAGAATGTACGGAAGAACTACAATATAGAAACAGCAGAAATAAATGCTGACGGGGATAAAATTGTGGAATATAATACTTCTATAACATCTCATCTTGAAATTCACTTGTACTGGTCTGGTTATGGCTCGTATCCGGAGAGCAATGGTCCCCTAATTTCAGCTATTTCTGTAATCAAag TAGTACAACCACCACCAAAACACCAACTGTCTCCTGCACTTAAGGCTGTGATAGCAGTATCATCACTGTCTTTTCTTGCTCTACTTCTGCTTTTACTAAGGAAATTGGGTTATCTTGGCGgaaaaagatcatctaaggaaG AACTAAAAACAACAGAATTGTTCCCGGGAGGAGTTTACACCTTTCGTCAAATAAAAGATGCTACTCAGAACTTCAATGTTGTGAACAAATTAGGTGAAGGAGGTTTTGGACCTGTTTATAAG GGCGTTCTCCCTGATGGGACTACAATTGCAGTTAAACAGCTATCAGGAAAATCAAAGCAAGGAATACGTGAGTTTGTAAATGAAATTGGCACGATTTCAGCTCTGCAACATCCAAATCTTGTGAAGTTAATGGGATGCTGTGCAGAAGACAATGAGCTCCTACTCATTTATGAATACATGGAGAATAATTCTCTTGAACATGCATTATTCG GTCCAGATGAGGAGATTAAATCAAGACTAAATTGGCCGACAAGGGTCAAAATTATCCTCGGGATAGCCAAAGGATTAACTTTTTTGCACGAAGAGTCCAAATTGAAGATTATCCACAGGGATATTAAGCCCACAAACATACTCTTGGACAAGGACTTGAATGCAAAAATAACTGATTTTGGATACGCAAAGCTTAATGAAGGGGAACATACTCATGTCATCACACGAATTGCTGGAACATT GGGATATATGGCACCAGAATATGCAATGCGCGGCTACTTAACACCAAAAGCAGACATTTACAGCTTTGGGGTTGTTACGCTTGAAATTGTGAGCGGGAGAAACAGTACTAGTTGCAGGCCAAGTGATCAGACAGTTTACCTTCTTGATTCG GCTTACGTGTTGCAAGAGCAGGGAAATTTGATGGATCTAGTTGATCCAAAACTTGGAACAGATTATTCTTGGACAGAAGCTAAAACCATTCTGGAATTAGCGATGATGTGCACTAATCCATCACCAACTCTCAGGCCAACCACGTCTGAGGTAGTGAAAGTTATTGAAGGAAAAACTAAAATCAAGACCACATCTTCAACAGTCCGGCGTTCAACAGACGAGATTGCATTGACTAAGGCCATGGCTGCACTCTCTCAGCCTTCTCCATCTGAAAGCTATTCTACCGCAGGGCCATCAGAAGCTACTCCTCCCATATCTAACAGCAACAATATTACCAATGAAATTTGA
- the LOC101254163 gene encoding probable LRR receptor-like serine/threonine-protein kinase At1g53430 isoform X1 codes for MHILKYRSCMSKEEIDMVSIDKLYKLVLLLLLATNISVVSSCNLLANGGVPEIEVRAVNALLKLAKGQKKFWNASYPLWDNRTIICGNCNKTFCHVTELHLSGQHLYGRIPQEVGNISRLTILDLSGNHLRGEIPISIINLQFITQIDLSDNSLSGKVPPFQMESLQLLNLADNKLNGSVPKSFLNLTSLEALELYENCFTGDLLPFQMNNLQVLYVDANQLSGSIPQQLGNLTQLEELDLRANYFVGELPPSFMKLVNLEYFGAQGNNLSGKFPTFIANWTQLETLDLLGNNFEGSWPKEISSLRSLGYLSLSNVVTRGGAYDFPDLSRMTSLEYLILRKCSLRGPIPGYIWELKELQYLDLSFNELSGQLPNSISTSLTSIFLRENKLNGSLPGWLTKRKNVKPHRYVDVSENLFNITNSEFNAASDDPDVNTFPGCSSNLPYTKDTCDHYCPNNLKYDELYINCGGKEVTVKGHHYYADENPNGSSTFSRDEKGGWGYSSMGLTKFVNKRPESSIIKDTCDLSTTAAVLVETARVAPISLKYYGFCFSSGNYTVKLKFYDIGSSNKQVYPITHTRVFDIDIQFFEMLSLQRKNVRKNYNIETAEINADGDKIVEYNTSITSHLEIHLYWSGYGSYPESNGPLISAISVIKVVQPPPKHQLSPALKAVIAVSSLSFLALLLLLLRKLGYLGGKRSSKEELKTTELFPGGVYTFRQIKDATQNFNVVNKLGEGGFGPVYKGVLPDGTTIAVKQLSGKSKQGIREFVNEIGTISALQHPNLVKLMGCCAEDNELLLIYEYMENNSLEHALFGPDEEIKSRLNWPTRVKIILGIAKGLTFLHEESKLKIIHRDIKPTNILLDKDLNAKITDFGYAKLNEGEHTHVITRIAGTLGYMAPEYAMRGYLTPKADIYSFGVVTLEIVSGRNSTSCRPSDQTVYLLDSAYVLQEQGNLMDLVDPKLGTDYSWTEAKTILELAMMCTNPSPTLRPTTSEVVKVIEGKTKIKTTSSTVRRSTDEIALTKAMAALSQPSPSESYSTAGPSEATPPISNSNNITNEI; via the exons atgcatatattaaaatatagaaGTTGCATGAGTAAAGAAGAGATAGATATGGTTTCAATCGATAAGTTGTACAAATTAGTGCTATTGCTTCTTTTAGCAACCAATATTAGTGTCGTATCGTCGTGTAATTTGCTGGCAAACGGAGGCGTTCCAGAGATAGAAG TTAGGGCAGTGAACGCTTTACTTAAACTTGCAAAGGGGCAAAAGAAGTTCTGGAATGCATCATATCCACTATGGGATAACAGAACTATTATATGTGGCAACTGTAACAAAACATTTTGTCATGTTACAGAATT ACATTTATCAGGGCAGCATTTATACGGGAGAATACCTCAAGAAGTCGGAAATATTTCTCGTTTAACAATATT GGATTTAAGCGGAAATCATCTTCGAGGAGAAATTCCTATATCAATTATCAACCTACAATTCATTACTCAAAT AGATCTTTCTGATAACTCCTTGAGTGGGAAGGTGCCACCTTTTCAGATGGAGTCTTTACAATTGTT GAATTTAGCCGACAACAAGCTAAATGGATCAGTCCCTAAATCATTTCTCAACCTAACATCGCTAGAGGCCCT AGAGCTTTATGAAAACTGCTTCACTGGAGACTTGTTGCCATTTCAGATGAACAACTTACAAGTTCT ATATGTGGACGCTAATCAACTCTCAGGTTCCATCCCACAGCAGCTTGGGAATCTTACTCAGCTAGAGGAACT GGACCTACGCGCCAATTATTTTGTTGGTGAATTGCCTCCAAGCTTCATGAAGTTGGTGAACTTAGAATACTT TGGGGCTCAAGGGAATAACTTATCTGGTAAGTTTCCAACATTTATAGCCAACTGGACGCAACTCGAGACGTT ggaTCTGTTAGGAAATAATTTTGAAGGCTCCTGGCCAAAGGAAATCTCATCATTGAGAAGTCTCGGTTACCT ATCACTCAGTAATGTAGTCACAAGAGGAGGTGCATATGATTTTCCCGATCTATCGCGTATGACTTCGTTGGAATACTT GATATTGAGGAAATGTTCACTTCGTGGTCCCATTCCGGGATATATTTGGGAGCTTAAAGAACTACAGTACCT GGACTTGAGCTTCAACGAGTTATCTGGACAACTGCCAAATTCCATTAGCACATCTTTAACATCTAT ATTCCTCAGGGAGAACAAGCTTAATGGATCATTGCCAGGATGGCTAACTAAGAGGAAGAACGTAAAACCACATCGATACGT GGATGTTTCTGAAAACTTGTTTAATATTACAAACTCAGAGTTCAATGCTGCATCTGATGATCCGGACGT GAACACTTTTCCGGGCTGCTCAAGTAATTT GCCGTACACAAAAGATACATGTGACCATTATTGCCCTAATAATCTAAAAT ATGATGAATTGTATATCAACTGTGGCGGCAAGGAAGTTACTGTAAAAGGCCATCACTACTATGCTGATGAGAACCCCAATGGTTCATCAACGTTTTCTCGTGATGAAAAAGGAGGTTGGGGTTATAGTAGCATGGGTCTTACCAAGTTTGTGAATAAGCGACCAGAATCATCAATAATCAAGGATACATGTGATCTTTCCACTACTGCAGCAGTTCTGGTTGAAACAGCCCGTGTAGCCCCCATCTCTCTCAAGTACTATGGATTTTGTTTCTCCAGTGGAAACTACACAGTCAAACTAAAGTTTTATGACATAGGCTCAAGTAACAAACAAGTCTATCCCATCACACATACACGAGTTTTTGATATTGATATCCAG TTCTTTGAAATGCTGTCATTGCAGAGGAAGAATGTACGGAAGAACTACAATATAGAAACAGCAGAAATAAATGCTGACGGGGATAAAATTGTGGAATATAATACTTCTATAACATCTCATCTTGAAATTCACTTGTACTGGTCTGGTTATGGCTCGTATCCGGAGAGCAATGGTCCCCTAATTTCAGCTATTTCTGTAATCAAag TAGTACAACCACCACCAAAACACCAACTGTCTCCTGCACTTAAGGCTGTGATAGCAGTATCATCACTGTCTTTTCTTGCTCTACTTCTGCTTTTACTAAGGAAATTGGGTTATCTTGGCGgaaaaagatcatctaaggaaG AACTAAAAACAACAGAATTGTTCCCGGGAGGAGTTTACACCTTTCGTCAAATAAAAGATGCTACTCAGAACTTCAATGTTGTGAACAAATTAGGTGAAGGAGGTTTTGGACCTGTTTATAAG GGCGTTCTCCCTGATGGGACTACAATTGCAGTTAAACAGCTATCAGGAAAATCAAAGCAAGGAATACGTGAGTTTGTAAATGAAATTGGCACGATTTCAGCTCTGCAACATCCAAATCTTGTGAAGTTAATGGGATGCTGTGCAGAAGACAATGAGCTCCTACTCATTTATGAATACATGGAGAATAATTCTCTTGAACATGCATTATTCG GTCCAGATGAGGAGATTAAATCAAGACTAAATTGGCCGACAAGGGTCAAAATTATCCTCGGGATAGCCAAAGGATTAACTTTTTTGCACGAAGAGTCCAAATTGAAGATTATCCACAGGGATATTAAGCCCACAAACATACTCTTGGACAAGGACTTGAATGCAAAAATAACTGATTTTGGATACGCAAAGCTTAATGAAGGGGAACATACTCATGTCATCACACGAATTGCTGGAACATT GGGATATATGGCACCAGAATATGCAATGCGCGGCTACTTAACACCAAAAGCAGACATTTACAGCTTTGGGGTTGTTACGCTTGAAATTGTGAGCGGGAGAAACAGTACTAGTTGCAGGCCAAGTGATCAGACAGTTTACCTTCTTGATTCG GCTTACGTGTTGCAAGAGCAGGGAAATTTGATGGATCTAGTTGATCCAAAACTTGGAACAGATTATTCTTGGACAGAAGCTAAAACCATTCTGGAATTAGCGATGATGTGCACTAATCCATCACCAACTCTCAGGCCAACCACGTCTGAGGTAGTGAAAGTTATTGAAGGAAAAACTAAAATCAAGACCACATCTTCAACAGTCCGGCGTTCAACAGACGAGATTGCATTGACTAAGGCCATGGCTGCACTCTCTCAGCCTTCTCCATCTGAAAGCTATTCTACCGCAGGGCCATCAGAAGCTACTCCTCCCATATCTAACAGCAACAATATTACCAATGAAATTTGA
- the LOC101254163 gene encoding probable LRR receptor-like serine/threonine-protein kinase At1g53430 isoform X4 encodes MHILKYRSCMSKEEIDMVSIDKLYKLVLLLLLATNISVVSSCNLLANGGVPEIEVRAVNALLKLAKGQKKFWNASYPLWDNRTIICGNCNKTFCHVTELHLSGQHLYGRIPQEVGNISRLTILDLSGNHLRGEIPISIINLQFITQIDLSDNSLSGKVPPFQMESLQLLNLADNKLNGSVPKSFLNLTSLEALELYENCFTGDLLPFQMNNLQVLYVDANQLSGSIPQQLGNLTQLEELDLRANYFVGELPPSFMKLVNLEYFGAQGNNLSGKFPTFIANWTQLETLDLLGNNFEGSWPKEISSLRSLGYLSLSNVVTRGGAYDFPDLSRMTSLEYLILRKCSLRGPIPGYIWELKELQYLDLSFNELSGQLPNSISTSLTSIFLRENKLNGSLPGWLTKRKNVKPHRYVDVSENLFNITNSEFNAASDDPDVNTFPGCSSNLPYTKDTCDHYCPNNLKYDELYINCGGKEVTVKGHHYYADENPNGSSTFSRDEKGGWGYSSMGLTKFVNKRPESSIIKDTCDLSTTAAVLVETARVAPISLKYYGFCFSSGNYTVKLKFYDIGSSNKQVYPITHTRVFDIDIQRKNVRKNYNIETAEINADGDKIVEYNTSITSHLEIHLYWSGYGSYPESNGPLISAISVIKVVQPPPKHQLSPALKAVIAVSSLSFLALLLLLLRKLGYLGGKRSSKEELKTTELFPGGVYTFRQIKDATQNFNVVNKLGEGGFGPVYKGVLPDGTTIAVKQLSGKSKQGIREFVNEIGTISALQHPNLVKLMGCCAEDNELLLIYEYMENNSLEHALFGPDEEIKSRLNWPTRVKIILGIAKGLTFLHEESKLKIIHRDIKPTNILLDKDLNAKITDFGYAKLNEGEHTHVITRIAGTLGYMAPEYAMRGYLTPKADIYSFGVVTLEIVSGRNSTSCRPSDQTVYLLDSAYVLQEQGNLMDLVDPKLGTDYSWTEAKTILELAMMCTNPSPTLRPTTSEVVKVIEGKTKIKTTSSTVRRSTDEIALTKAMAALSQPSPSESYSTAGPSEATPPISNSNNITNEI; translated from the exons atgcatatattaaaatatagaaGTTGCATGAGTAAAGAAGAGATAGATATGGTTTCAATCGATAAGTTGTACAAATTAGTGCTATTGCTTCTTTTAGCAACCAATATTAGTGTCGTATCGTCGTGTAATTTGCTGGCAAACGGAGGCGTTCCAGAGATAGAAG TTAGGGCAGTGAACGCTTTACTTAAACTTGCAAAGGGGCAAAAGAAGTTCTGGAATGCATCATATCCACTATGGGATAACAGAACTATTATATGTGGCAACTGTAACAAAACATTTTGTCATGTTACAGAATT ACATTTATCAGGGCAGCATTTATACGGGAGAATACCTCAAGAAGTCGGAAATATTTCTCGTTTAACAATATT GGATTTAAGCGGAAATCATCTTCGAGGAGAAATTCCTATATCAATTATCAACCTACAATTCATTACTCAAAT AGATCTTTCTGATAACTCCTTGAGTGGGAAGGTGCCACCTTTTCAGATGGAGTCTTTACAATTGTT GAATTTAGCCGACAACAAGCTAAATGGATCAGTCCCTAAATCATTTCTCAACCTAACATCGCTAGAGGCCCT AGAGCTTTATGAAAACTGCTTCACTGGAGACTTGTTGCCATTTCAGATGAACAACTTACAAGTTCT ATATGTGGACGCTAATCAACTCTCAGGTTCCATCCCACAGCAGCTTGGGAATCTTACTCAGCTAGAGGAACT GGACCTACGCGCCAATTATTTTGTTGGTGAATTGCCTCCAAGCTTCATGAAGTTGGTGAACTTAGAATACTT TGGGGCTCAAGGGAATAACTTATCTGGTAAGTTTCCAACATTTATAGCCAACTGGACGCAACTCGAGACGTT ggaTCTGTTAGGAAATAATTTTGAAGGCTCCTGGCCAAAGGAAATCTCATCATTGAGAAGTCTCGGTTACCT ATCACTCAGTAATGTAGTCACAAGAGGAGGTGCATATGATTTTCCCGATCTATCGCGTATGACTTCGTTGGAATACTT GATATTGAGGAAATGTTCACTTCGTGGTCCCATTCCGGGATATATTTGGGAGCTTAAAGAACTACAGTACCT GGACTTGAGCTTCAACGAGTTATCTGGACAACTGCCAAATTCCATTAGCACATCTTTAACATCTAT ATTCCTCAGGGAGAACAAGCTTAATGGATCATTGCCAGGATGGCTAACTAAGAGGAAGAACGTAAAACCACATCGATACGT GGATGTTTCTGAAAACTTGTTTAATATTACAAACTCAGAGTTCAATGCTGCATCTGATGATCCGGACGT GAACACTTTTCCGGGCTGCTCAAGTAATTT GCCGTACACAAAAGATACATGTGACCATTATTGCCCTAATAATCTAAAAT ATGATGAATTGTATATCAACTGTGGCGGCAAGGAAGTTACTGTAAAAGGCCATCACTACTATGCTGATGAGAACCCCAATGGTTCATCAACGTTTTCTCGTGATGAAAAAGGAGGTTGGGGTTATAGTAGCATGGGTCTTACCAAGTTTGTGAATAAGCGACCAGAATCATCAATAATCAAGGATACATGTGATCTTTCCACTACTGCAGCAGTTCTGGTTGAAACAGCCCGTGTAGCCCCCATCTCTCTCAAGTACTATGGATTTTGTTTCTCCAGTGGAAACTACACAGTCAAACTAAAGTTTTATGACATAGGCTCAAGTAACAAACAAGTCTATCCCATCACACATACACGAGTTTTTGATATTGATATCCAG AGGAAGAATGTACGGAAGAACTACAATATAGAAACAGCAGAAATAAATGCTGACGGGGATAAAATTGTGGAATATAATACTTCTATAACATCTCATCTTGAAATTCACTTGTACTGGTCTGGTTATGGCTCGTATCCGGAGAGCAATGGTCCCCTAATTTCAGCTATTTCTGTAATCAAag TAGTACAACCACCACCAAAACACCAACTGTCTCCTGCACTTAAGGCTGTGATAGCAGTATCATCACTGTCTTTTCTTGCTCTACTTCTGCTTTTACTAAGGAAATTGGGTTATCTTGGCGgaaaaagatcatctaaggaaG AACTAAAAACAACAGAATTGTTCCCGGGAGGAGTTTACACCTTTCGTCAAATAAAAGATGCTACTCAGAACTTCAATGTTGTGAACAAATTAGGTGAAGGAGGTTTTGGACCTGTTTATAAG GGCGTTCTCCCTGATGGGACTACAATTGCAGTTAAACAGCTATCAGGAAAATCAAAGCAAGGAATACGTGAGTTTGTAAATGAAATTGGCACGATTTCAGCTCTGCAACATCCAAATCTTGTGAAGTTAATGGGATGCTGTGCAGAAGACAATGAGCTCCTACTCATTTATGAATACATGGAGAATAATTCTCTTGAACATGCATTATTCG GTCCAGATGAGGAGATTAAATCAAGACTAAATTGGCCGACAAGGGTCAAAATTATCCTCGGGATAGCCAAAGGATTAACTTTTTTGCACGAAGAGTCCAAATTGAAGATTATCCACAGGGATATTAAGCCCACAAACATACTCTTGGACAAGGACTTGAATGCAAAAATAACTGATTTTGGATACGCAAAGCTTAATGAAGGGGAACATACTCATGTCATCACACGAATTGCTGGAACATT GGGATATATGGCACCAGAATATGCAATGCGCGGCTACTTAACACCAAAAGCAGACATTTACAGCTTTGGGGTTGTTACGCTTGAAATTGTGAGCGGGAGAAACAGTACTAGTTGCAGGCCAAGTGATCAGACAGTTTACCTTCTTGATTCG GCTTACGTGTTGCAAGAGCAGGGAAATTTGATGGATCTAGTTGATCCAAAACTTGGAACAGATTATTCTTGGACAGAAGCTAAAACCATTCTGGAATTAGCGATGATGTGCACTAATCCATCACCAACTCTCAGGCCAACCACGTCTGAGGTAGTGAAAGTTATTGAAGGAAAAACTAAAATCAAGACCACATCTTCAACAGTCCGGCGTTCAACAGACGAGATTGCATTGACTAAGGCCATGGCTGCACTCTCTCAGCCTTCTCCATCTGAAAGCTATTCTACCGCAGGGCCATCAGAAGCTACTCCTCCCATATCTAACAGCAACAATATTACCAATGAAATTTGA